Within the Methanobacterium sp. BRmetb2 genome, the region GAAATAGCCCCTATAGCTATGTCTTTCCATGAGCTTATAAATAAATTACCTTTGACTATGAGGACTAAAAACTCATACGGGGTTAGAATAGAAGATGGTGAAATAATAGACTACCATTACACGGGACCAGTACTGGAACGAGTCATAAAAAGTGAAAAAACATGCCGGGGAGTCCCTAAATCGGGACCATATAAAGATATACCGGTTGTAGTAGTTCCTGTAATGGAGAACAACGAATTATTATGTGTGATAGGTATTGTGGATATAACTAAAGGAATATTCAGTGATCTAGTTGAAATTTCCAGAAGACCAGAACCTGTAGAACCCGAAAGCAGCAAGGGGGAATTCTACTGAAAATAGCAATATTTCCACCAAATTCGCTGATTTTAGCAGATATGGTTGAAAGAAGAGGACACGAACCTTTAGTTGTACAAAAAGAAATAAGGAAAAAGGTAACAGAAGCAGAAATAGATTCACCGCCTTTAAATATAACAGAAGAAGAACCAATAAAAGGTCTTAAGTATGCAGCCATTGAAGTTCCATCCGGGGTAAGGGGTAGAATGGCAATTTTCGGTCCATTAATTGATGAAGCCGATGCAGCCATAATTATGGATGATGCACCGTTTGGTTTTGGTTGTATTGGATGTGCCCGTACCAATGAACTTTCAGTTTACTACCTTCGACAAAGGGGAATACCAACCCTGGAACTTAATTATCCTAATAATCGAGAAGAAACTATAGAAGTAATCAATAAAATTAACACTTTTTTAGATGAACTGGAGGAAAAAAATGGTTAAAATTGCCCAAATATCCTGCGGAACCGAATACAGCGGTATCCAAAAAGAGATAGAAAAAGCAGCCGCTACTTTTGGTGCTGAAATTACTATTCCCGAGACGGATTTGGATTATATCAATGAAGCATATGAAAAATTTGGTTTCAGAGCTGCAAGTTCAGGGATAAGGTTGATGATTGCACGGGCCATGTCTTTAGTTGAAGGAAAGAGTGAGGCCGATGCAGTTTTTATAGCTACTTGTTTTAGATGTGCCGAAGGCGCATTAGTTCGTAATGAAATTCGAAGATTCATCCAAAAAAACACTAATTTGCCAGTTGTAACCTATTCATTTACAGAGAGAACCAAGGCAGATGAACTTTTTATTAGAATGGAAGCATTATCTACAATAGTTGCACGAAAAAGTTTACTTGCCCGGGAGAAACAGGAAGGACTTACTCTAGGTATAGATTCTGGTTCCACAACCACTAAAGTAGTTTTAATGGAAGATAATAAAATTATAGGTACAGGATGGCTCCCAACAACTGATGTTATAGCTTCTGCTCAAGAAGGGATAGACAGTGCATTGAAAGAAACTGAATACAAGATGCAGGATATAGAAGGAATTGGTGTAACTGGTTATGGGAGATTAACCATAGGTAAACACTTAAAAGCAGATTTAATACAAGAAGAATTAAGTGTAAACTCAAAAGGAGCTGTATTCCTGGCAGATCATCAAAAAGGCGAAGCTACTGTTCTTGATATTGGTGGAATGGATAATAAGGTAATCACAGTTAACGATGCAATCCCGGACAACTTCACCATGGGGGGGATATGTGCTGGGGCATCTGGAAGATTTTTGGAGATTACATCAAGACGATTAGGTGTAGATATCACTGAACTGGGACCTTTAGCAATGAAAGGCAATCATGAAAATGCTTTACTTAACAGTTACTGTATTGTATTCGGTATCCAGGATCTGGTCACATCTCTTGCTGCAGGATGTACAAAAGCAGACGTAGCTTCGGCAGCATGTTTTTCAGTAGCAGAACAAGTATATGAACAACAACTTCAAGAAATTGATGTAAGAGCACCTGTAATCCAAGTAGGGGGAACGTCTCTAATTGATGGTTTAGTACATGCTGTAAGTACCATACTCGGGGGTATAGAAGTTATTGTTCCAGAAAACTCACAATATATTGGTGCTGTAG harbors:
- a CDS encoding methanogenesis marker 5 protein — translated: MKIAIFPPNSLILADMVERRGHEPLVVQKEIRKKVTEAEIDSPPLNITEEEPIKGLKYAAIEVPSGVRGRMAIFGPLIDEADAAIIMDDAPFGFGCIGCARTNELSVYYLRQRGIPTLELNYPNNREETIEVINKINTFLDELEEKNG
- a CDS encoding methanogenesis marker 15 protein, whose protein sequence is MVKIAQISCGTEYSGIQKEIEKAAATFGAEITIPETDLDYINEAYEKFGFRAASSGIRLMIARAMSLVEGKSEADAVFIATCFRCAEGALVRNEIRRFIQKNTNLPVVTYSFTERTKADELFIRMEALSTIVARKSLLAREKQEGLTLGIDSGSTTTKVVLMEDNKIIGTGWLPTTDVIASAQEGIDSALKETEYKMQDIEGIGVTGYGRLTIGKHLKADLIQEELSVNSKGAVFLADHQKGEATVLDIGGMDNKVITVNDAIPDNFTMGGICAGASGRFLEITSRRLGVDITELGPLAMKGNHENALLNSYCIVFGIQDLVTSLAAGCTKADVASAACFSVAEQVYEQQLQEIDVRAPVIQVGGTSLIDGLVHAVSTILGGIEVIVPENSQYIGAVGGALLVSGLGTRK